In one Desulfobulbaceae bacterium genomic region, the following are encoded:
- a CDS encoding MoxR family ATPase: MSVDVREIGEAVAQESALLQLVRREIGKVIIGQQAMVERLLVALLCNNHVLIEGVPGLAKTKTVTTLAQAVQASFKRIQFTPDLLPGDLIGTLIFNPKSGEFTTRKGPIFANIILADEINRAPAKVQSALLEAMQEGQVTIGDASYTLPEPFLVLATQNPIEQEGTYRLPEAQIDRFMLKLTVGYPSREEEQQILRLVAGGSDAPIVAPVVGLDDIVRLRALTRSIYLDVKVEEYIVSLVEATRNPAAYGLTIGHLIQYGASPRATIFLAMAAKAFALLSGRGYATPQDVKTIGMDVLRHRVTVTYEAEAEDKTSEDIIRQIFDTVAVP, from the coding sequence ATGTCAGTTGATGTCAGAGAGATAGGAGAGGCGGTGGCTCAGGAGAGCGCCTTGCTTCAGCTTGTTCGTCGGGAAATTGGCAAGGTGATTATTGGCCAACAGGCGATGGTCGAGCGGCTGTTGGTGGCGCTGCTGTGCAATAATCATGTGTTGATCGAGGGGGTGCCGGGTCTGGCCAAGACCAAGACCGTGACCACTCTGGCCCAGGCGGTACAGGCCAGTTTTAAAAGGATTCAGTTTACCCCGGATCTTTTGCCGGGTGATTTGATCGGCACCTTGATTTTTAATCCCAAGAGTGGTGAGTTCACCACCCGCAAGGGGCCGATCTTTGCCAATATTATTCTGGCTGATGAGATAAACCGAGCCCCGGCCAAGGTTCAGAGCGCCTTGCTTGAGGCGATGCAGGAAGGTCAGGTCACCATTGGGGACGCAAGTTATACTTTGCCTGAGCCGTTTTTGGTCCTGGCGACCCAGAACCCGATCGAGCAGGAGGGCACCTACCGTTTGCCCGAGGCCCAGATTGATCGTTTTATGTTGAAGCTCACGGTCGGCTATCCGAGTCGGGAGGAGGAGCAGCAGATCCTTCGTTTGGTGGCAGGGGGGAGTGATGCCCCGATTGTGGCCCCGGTGGTTGGACTTGACGATATCGTCAGGCTGCGGGCGCTTACCCGCAGTATCTATCTCGATGTCAAGGTTGAGGAGTATATCGTATCCTTGGTGGAGGCCACCCGCAATCCGGCAGCCTATGGACTTACCATCGGCCACCTTATTCAATACGGGGCTTCGCCCCGGGCCACTATCTTTCTGGCCATGGCGGCCAAGGCCTTCGCCCTCCTCTCAGGCCGTGGCTATGCCACCCCGCAGGATGTCAAGACCATCGGGATGGACGTCCTGCGTCACCGGGTGACCGTCACTTATGAGGCCGAGGCCGAAGACAAGACCTCGGAAGATATTATTCGTCAGATTTTTGATACCGTTGCTGTGCCATGA
- a CDS encoding DUF58 domain-containing protein — translation MISSELVKQIRFIQIFTKRAVNDVLAGEYQSVFKGQGMEFDEVREYQPGDDVRTIDWNVTARHGHPFVKRYVEERELTVLLAVDISASGSFGSVVKRKSEVAAELCALLAFSAIKNNDKVGLLLFSNRIEKFIPPRKGGSHVLRIIREVLGHHAEERGTDIALALEYLGRVAHKRGVVFLLSDFLAPDFRKPLGYLARRHDVIAISITDRHERSLPAIGLIELADAETGATRLVDTSDTTFIARYQEQARQREQRLERLFGAMAVDHIPVVLDSGEGREVGHVDDLVRFFKRRERRH, via the coding sequence ATGATCTCAAGTGAGCTGGTAAAGCAGATCCGTTTCATCCAGATTTTTACCAAGCGGGCGGTTAATGATGTTCTGGCTGGGGAATACCAGAGTGTGTTCAAGGGCCAGGGCATGGAATTTGATGAGGTGCGGGAGTATCAGCCTGGTGATGATGTGCGCACTATCGATTGGAATGTCACTGCCCGCCACGGTCACCCCTTTGTTAAGCGCTATGTCGAGGAGCGTGAACTGACAGTGCTGCTCGCTGTCGATATCTCTGCTTCCGGAAGTTTCGGTTCGGTCGTCAAGCGCAAAAGCGAGGTGGCGGCCGAGCTTTGCGCGCTGCTGGCTTTTTCCGCCATCAAGAATAACGATAAGGTGGGACTCCTCCTTTTCTCTAATCGGATTGAGAAGTTCATCCCGCCTCGCAAGGGGGGATCTCATGTCCTGCGGATTATTCGTGAGGTGTTGGGCCATCATGCTGAGGAGAGAGGAACTGATATTGCCCTTGCCCTGGAGTATCTGGGGCGGGTTGCCCATAAGCGGGGGGTGGTGTTCCTGCTCTCCGATTTCTTGGCCCCTGATTTTCGCAAGCCTCTGGGCTACCTGGCCCGACGACATGACGTAATCGCCATCTCCATCACTGATCGTCATGAGCGGTCGCTGCCAGCCATCGGACTGATTGAACTTGCCGATGCCGAGACCGGCGCGACGCGGTTGGTGGACACCTCAGATACCACCTTCATTGCCCGGTATCAGGAGCAGGCACGGCAGCGGGAGCAACGGCTGGAGAGGCTCTTTGGTGCCATGGCCGTTGATCATATTCCCGTGGTCCTTGACTCTGGCGAGGGCAGGGAGGTGGGGCATGTCGATGATTTGGTCCGTTTCTTCAAGCGACGGGAGCGGCGGCATTGA
- a CDS encoding protein BatD — protein MNRLIGMVFRIGLLITLFVAGAVIAGCQPEKSTDVSTPPVVVKQFGSEPLTLVLKLDRERLNVTEQLTVELRAETGEDYAVKFDELKDFPGFTVESVKESGAELTGSGRIAVTKRYVLDPVAPGSGQVPVLIVDAWKKTESEATPVTVKTEPVTVSIESLLSKDDRGDSISDIAPPLDKPVSPWLWPGVALVVVLFFMACWYLWQRRKKRGIIPPLPLPAHLLAYQALDRLVKGNLLAQGQITAFYQSLSDIIRHYIEQRFGLRAPERTTEEFLVELGSVAVGPMSDPGHKRLLRDFLTHCDLVKFACHIPASSEAEEAVELCRRFIRETEPTPAETGGGAG, from the coding sequence TTGAACAGATTGATTGGCATGGTATTTCGTATTGGATTGTTGATTACGCTGTTCGTGGCGGGTGCAGTCATTGCTGGCTGTCAGCCCGAGAAGTCTACGGATGTGTCCACACCACCTGTCGTGGTCAAGCAATTTGGGTCGGAGCCACTGACCCTTGTGCTGAAGCTTGACCGGGAGCGACTGAACGTCACTGAGCAGCTGACAGTAGAACTTCGTGCAGAGACAGGCGAAGACTATGCTGTCAAGTTTGACGAGCTGAAAGATTTTCCGGGGTTTACGGTGGAGTCGGTCAAGGAGTCTGGGGCTGAGTTGACTGGCTCTGGGCGGATTGCTGTAACCAAGCGTTATGTCCTTGACCCTGTTGCCCCCGGCAGCGGCCAGGTCCCGGTTCTCATCGTTGATGCCTGGAAAAAGACGGAGAGTGAAGCCACGCCGGTCACCGTGAAGACGGAACCGGTGACGGTATCCATCGAAAGTCTGCTGAGCAAGGATGATCGGGGCGATTCCATCAGTGACATCGCCCCTCCCCTCGATAAGCCGGTCAGTCCATGGCTGTGGCCAGGGGTGGCTCTTGTCGTGGTCTTGTTCTTCATGGCTTGCTGGTATCTCTGGCAGCGTCGGAAAAAGAGGGGCATTATTCCCCCTCTACCCTTGCCTGCGCATCTTCTGGCCTATCAAGCGTTGGACCGGTTGGTAAAGGGAAACCTGCTGGCGCAAGGTCAAATCACCGCCTTCTATCAGAGTTTATCCGATATCATCCGCCACTATATTGAACAGCGTTTTGGTCTCCGGGCGCCGGAGCGGACTACCGAGGAGTTTCTTGTCGAGTTGGGCTCGGTCGCTGTCGGTCCCATGTCCGATCCTGGTCATAAACGGTTGCTCCGTGATTTTCTCACCCACTGCGATTTAGTGAAATTTGCCTGCCATATCCCCGCTTCATCCGAGGCAGAGGAGGCAGTCGAACTCTGTCGCCGCTTTATCCGTGAGACTGAGCCGACTCCTGCCGAGACCGGGGGAGGTGCGGGATGA
- a CDS encoding VWA domain-containing protein, which produces MRFANPLVLFALLILPLVVIFWWRRSRLALGFSDLSLLPAGESLRCRLVHLPRLLRLMALTLIIIALARPQAGIEKIEETSRGVAIEMVVDRSGSMGAEMEFDGRAMTRLEVVKQVFAEFVTGNTRDLHGRPSDLIGMITFARYADTVCPLTLAHGALSGFLDTIHLVPQESPENRTAVGDAVALAAARLKTAEETLARQTKGDVKAYQIKSKIVILLTDGQNNIGRHTPEEAAALAKQWGIKIYTIGVGGDDVVKVQTLFGPRMVRTGEGVDQKTLAGLAESTGGVFRMAEDAEALRAVYQEIDQLEKSEVESVRYIDYKEYFALFVWTALALLVIETLLGCTVLRRAP; this is translated from the coding sequence ATGAGATTTGCTAATCCTCTGGTGTTGTTTGCCCTTTTGATCCTGCCGCTGGTGGTGATCTTCTGGTGGCGCCGTTCCCGATTGGCCTTGGGATTTTCCGACCTAAGCCTCTTGCCTGCCGGTGAGTCCTTACGTTGCCGCTTGGTGCACCTTCCTCGTTTGTTACGGCTTATGGCCTTGACCTTGATTATTATTGCCCTGGCCCGGCCTCAGGCAGGGATAGAAAAGATTGAGGAGACCAGTCGGGGGGTGGCGATTGAAATGGTGGTTGATCGTTCCGGCAGCATGGGCGCGGAGATGGAATTTGATGGCCGGGCCATGACTCGTCTTGAGGTGGTCAAGCAGGTTTTTGCCGAATTTGTTACTGGAAATACGCGGGACTTGCATGGCAGGCCTAGCGATTTAATTGGGATGATCACCTTTGCCCGTTACGCTGATACTGTGTGTCCCTTGACGCTGGCTCATGGTGCGCTCTCAGGCTTTCTTGATACTATCCATCTGGTGCCGCAGGAGAGCCCGGAGAATCGAACCGCAGTCGGCGACGCAGTTGCCTTGGCCGCGGCCCGCCTCAAGACCGCCGAAGAGACTCTGGCCCGGCAGACCAAGGGCGATGTCAAGGCGTATCAGATCAAGAGTAAGATTGTCATCCTGTTGACCGACGGACAGAACAATATCGGTCGCCATACCCCTGAGGAGGCGGCTGCCTTGGCGAAACAGTGGGGGATCAAGATCTACACCATCGGGGTGGGGGGCGACGATGTGGTCAAGGTTCAGACCTTGTTTGGTCCCCGGATGGTTCGCACCGGTGAGGGAGTTGACCAAAAGACTCTGGCCGGGCTTGCCGAGTCCACTGGCGGGGTCTTCCGGATGGCTGAGGATGCTGAAGCGCTTCGTGCTGTCTATCAGGAGATCGACCAGTTGGAAAAGAGCGAAGTGGAGAGCGTGCGTTATATTGATTACAAGGAGTATTTCGCCCTCTTTGTCTGGACAGCCCTGGCCTTGCTGGTGATTGAGACGCTGCTTGGTTGTACGGTTTTGCGGAGGGCGCCGTGA
- a CDS encoding VWA domain-containing protein, with the protein MNTFRFMDVTMLIALAIVPVVAGMYIYASRRRKSALALFLAEGMLRRTELPVSSARRATKAVLMLLVLVALVVALARPAWNRKEVVIKRSGRDVVFLLDVSKSMLAEDLAPNRLEHAKLAILDAVARLSGDRVAMVAFAGTAVVKCPLTLDYGFFRMSLDGIDTEAVSRGGTMMGDAIRTVLRDIFDDQDKQFKDIILITDGEDHESYPVEAAKAAADLGVRLIVIGLGDEKEGQRIPVIDEAGRKSFLKYQGQEVWTKLGADTLRAMALATPGGRYLPVATGAINLGEVYQELIASADRKELEAKSTEQYEEKFQLLLAVALSLLLLEGVIGERKPEEKS; encoded by the coding sequence GTGAATACCTTTCGCTTCATGGATGTAACGATGCTGATTGCCTTGGCGATTGTGCCAGTGGTGGCCGGGATGTATATTTATGCCAGCAGGAGGCGGAAGTCAGCTCTTGCCCTGTTTTTGGCCGAGGGGATGCTGCGGCGAACGGAGTTGCCGGTGAGCAGTGCCCGCAGGGCGACCAAGGCCGTGCTGATGCTTTTGGTTTTGGTCGCCTTGGTGGTTGCCTTGGCCCGACCGGCATGGAATCGCAAGGAAGTGGTGATTAAGCGTTCTGGGCGGGATGTGGTCTTCCTCCTTGATGTCTCAAAGAGCATGCTGGCGGAAGATCTTGCCCCTAATCGTCTTGAACACGCCAAGCTTGCCATTCTTGACGCCGTGGCTCGCTTGTCCGGGGATCGGGTTGCCATGGTGGCTTTTGCCGGAACTGCCGTAGTCAAGTGTCCGTTAACTCTTGATTATGGTTTCTTTCGCATGAGCCTGGACGGGATTGACACCGAGGCGGTATCGCGGGGCGGCACCATGATGGGGGATGCCATCCGCACGGTGCTGCGGGATATTTTTGATGATCAGGACAAGCAGTTTAAGGATATCATCCTGATTACTGATGGCGAGGACCATGAGAGTTACCCGGTTGAGGCGGCCAAGGCCGCTGCTGACCTGGGGGTGCGTTTGATTGTTATTGGTCTTGGCGATGAAAAAGAAGGGCAGAGGATACCTGTGATCGACGAGGCGGGGCGCAAGAGTTTCTTGAAATATCAGGGCCAGGAGGTGTGGACCAAGCTGGGCGCTGATACCTTGCGGGCGATGGCCTTGGCCACTCCGGGAGGGCGCTATCTGCCGGTTGCGACAGGAGCCATCAATTTAGGCGAGGTGTACCAAGAGTTGATCGCTAGCGCCGATAGAAAGGAGTTAGAGGCTAAGTCCACTGAGCAGTATGAGGAAAAATTTCAGCTCTTGCTGGCGGTCGCTCTGTCGCTGCTGCTCCTCGAAGGGGTGATCGGAGAGCGGAAACCAGAGGAAAAGTCATGA
- a CDS encoding tetratricopeptide repeat protein has protein sequence MSNIRQYTFWSSLRIICWVVFVTVVGHGSAWAESARSLVNRGNSAYTAGNFEEALKLYQEAEAKEPKSPEIQYNLGNARYKLGDLTGAAQSYQQAASEATDPKIISRSKFNLGNTSFRQGEQVESTAPDQAVTAFAESVAGFRAALELDSTLPEAGRNLEVSKRRLQQAHEALRKQQQASADEKRKQQELASELQQMADQQQEMAEASREQAGKEQQDDHAMTEHAASQQALQEKTQSMRQQMGDSDNQKEAIDALTQAGNQQQEAQDKLQEGRSDEAAKAQDQAAQAIRQAADQLQGKKETPQEGKKDQEHKKDQAQEGKSSGEEKQQGEPAFDESGDKLEQQAEAKGQKPLNQTAQELLNEEKQNMINRRNQKATGYEAVDKDW, from the coding sequence ATGAGTAATATTAGACAGTACACGTTTTGGAGTTCCCTGCGGATAATTTGCTGGGTGGTTTTTGTTACTGTTGTTGGTCACGGATCAGCCTGGGCAGAATCGGCTCGCAGTCTTGTGAATCGAGGGAATAGCGCTTACACGGCCGGGAACTTTGAGGAGGCCTTGAAACTCTACCAAGAGGCAGAGGCTAAGGAGCCTAAGTCACCTGAAATTCAGTATAACTTAGGTAATGCCCGCTATAAGCTGGGTGACTTGACCGGTGCCGCCCAGAGTTATCAGCAGGCTGCATCCGAGGCTACAGACCCAAAAATCATCAGCCGGTCGAAATTTAATCTGGGAAACACCTCTTTTCGTCAAGGGGAGCAGGTTGAGTCCACCGCCCCGGACCAGGCTGTTACTGCTTTTGCTGAGAGTGTCGCTGGGTTTCGTGCCGCTTTGGAACTGGATAGCACTTTGCCAGAGGCTGGCCGAAACTTGGAAGTCAGTAAGCGCAGACTGCAGCAGGCCCATGAGGCGCTTCGTAAACAGCAGCAGGCGAGTGCCGATGAAAAGCGCAAGCAACAGGAGCTGGCAAGTGAACTGCAGCAGATGGCGGATCAGCAGCAGGAGATGGCGGAGGCGAGCCGGGAGCAGGCGGGCAAAGAGCAACAAGACGATCATGCCATGACCGAGCACGCAGCAAGTCAGCAGGCATTGCAGGAGAAGACTCAGTCGATGCGGCAGCAGATGGGTGACTCGGATAATCAGAAAGAGGCCATAGATGCCTTGACCCAGGCCGGAAATCAGCAGCAGGAGGCACAGGATAAGCTCCAGGAGGGGCGTTCTGATGAGGCTGCCAAGGCGCAGGACCAGGCAGCTCAGGCCATACGTCAGGCTGCGGACCAGCTTCAGGGGAAAAAAGAGACCCCTCAAGAGGGTAAGAAAGACCAAGAGCACAAGAAGGATCAGGCCCAGGAGGGAAAATCCTCAGGGGAAGAGAAGCAGCAGGGCGAACCAGCTTTTGATGAGTCTGGGGATAAACTTGAGCAGCAAGCCGAGGCCAAGGGCCAAAAACCCCTCAATCAGACGGCCCAGGAGCTGTTGAATGAAGAAAAACAAAATATGATCAATCGTCGCAACCAGAAGGCAACAGGCTATGAGGCGGTGGATAAGGATTGGTAA
- a CDS encoding protein BatD — protein sequence MRRWIRIGNMRGVAHGLAVVALLLSLAGVVRAAVTVQAVVDQEEVYVGQSFTLQVQVEGSDSPGEPDISSLIDFTVEPRGGQQNSSESVSIINGRMSRVSHRGYVFNYELTSKREGRLVIPPLSVIIDKQLYQTQPVRIVVKQPEESDEFKLRQTLSKDRVYVGEPVTLTVTWYIGKDVKGFNFTLPIFSDPRFTISADDRASLTPGQDNSVRIPVPGGEIVAEKGQGVLNGEKYLTVTFSRIVTVNETGKISLPQITVSCQALSGYRQGSGRDPFSGMFPDDFFGRSRQVYRTEVVPSDQPVVEVFPLPEEGRPVDFTGLVGEYSVAVTATPTKVKIGDPITLNIQIAGPSVAGASLPSLAEGLGVNDFKVPDEMAPGEGSAVLKTFTQTIRARHAGVRQIPSLHLAYFNPDTGRYETASSPPVLLEVSEARLVTAQDAEGGMPSGPEKKELTTVKGGISYNYEGPEVLTIQAPIGSVGMDFGWYVLLGAPPGVFLLVLVGAGVVRLGRKDPVGRAARRAYGRLRTELDPLADGSETVAGYQAIGLAMREYLGAKLRRNPAALTYVDVEPDLIHAGVGPELLGRLRQVMEQCEASQYAGALSLGDVKRLRDLAVQVADDLESLLVKGVGR from the coding sequence ATGAGGCGGTGGATAAGGATTGGTAATATGCGTGGAGTAGCGCACGGATTAGCGGTGGTGGCCTTGCTGCTCTCTCTTGCTGGAGTTGTACGGGCTGCGGTTACGGTTCAGGCAGTAGTGGATCAGGAGGAGGTCTATGTCGGCCAGTCGTTTACCTTGCAGGTTCAGGTGGAGGGCAGCGACTCACCGGGAGAACCTGATATCTCGTCTCTTATTGATTTTACGGTCGAGCCCCGGGGCGGTCAGCAGAACAGCAGCGAATCGGTCTCGATTATCAATGGCCGGATGAGCCGGGTCTCTCACCGGGGCTATGTCTTTAATTATGAGCTGACCTCCAAGAGAGAGGGACGGTTGGTCATCCCGCCCCTGAGCGTGATAATTGACAAGCAGTTGTATCAGACTCAGCCGGTGCGAATCGTGGTCAAACAGCCGGAGGAGAGTGATGAGTTCAAGCTCAGGCAGACCCTGAGCAAGGATCGGGTCTATGTCGGAGAACCGGTAACTTTGACTGTTACCTGGTATATTGGCAAGGATGTCAAAGGGTTCAATTTTACCCTACCGATTTTTTCAGATCCCAGATTCACCATCAGTGCGGATGACAGGGCATCGCTTACTCCTGGCCAGGATAACTCGGTTCGGATTCCGGTGCCCGGCGGCGAGATCGTGGCCGAGAAGGGTCAGGGAGTCTTGAATGGCGAAAAGTATCTGACCGTAACCTTTTCTCGGATTGTCACTGTCAATGAAACAGGAAAGATCTCTCTGCCCCAGATTACGGTTTCGTGTCAGGCCTTGAGCGGCTACCGTCAGGGGAGTGGTCGAGATCCGTTCTCCGGAATGTTTCCGGACGATTTTTTTGGGCGCTCGCGCCAGGTGTACCGCACGGAGGTTGTTCCTTCCGATCAGCCGGTGGTCGAGGTGTTTCCTCTGCCCGAAGAGGGGCGGCCTGTCGATTTTACCGGATTGGTGGGGGAGTACTCCGTGGCGGTAACCGCCACTCCCACCAAAGTAAAGATTGGTGATCCCATCACTTTGAACATCCAAATTGCCGGTCCCTCCGTGGCCGGAGCCTCATTGCCATCGCTGGCGGAGGGGTTGGGGGTTAATGATTTTAAGGTCCCCGATGAGATGGCCCCTGGTGAGGGCAGCGCCGTGCTCAAAACCTTTACCCAGACCATCCGGGCGCGGCACGCCGGGGTTCGGCAGATTCCGAGCCTGCATTTGGCCTATTTTAATCCGGATACAGGTAGATATGAGACGGCCTCTTCACCGCCAGTGCTCTTGGAGGTTTCCGAGGCGCGGCTGGTGACGGCTCAGGACGCCGAAGGAGGCATGCCCTCAGGGCCGGAGAAAAAGGAGCTTACGACCGTCAAGGGAGGGATCTCCTATAATTATGAAGGTCCTGAAGTCTTAACCATCCAGGCACCGATTGGGTCGGTGGGGATGGACTTCGGGTGGTATGTTCTTCTTGGTGCGCCACCTGGGGTGTTTCTGCTGGTTCTGGTTGGAGCGGGCGTGGTCCGGTTGGGGCGTAAGGACCCGGTGGGTCGAGCTGCACGGCGAGCCTATGGCCGATTGCGTACGGAACTTGATCCTCTTGCTGATGGCAGTGAAACAGTCGCAGGCTATCAGGCGATAGGGCTTGCGATGCGGGAGTATCTTGGGGCAAAGCTCCGTCGTAACCCTGCGGCCTTGACTTATGTCGATGTGGAGCCGGACCTCATCCACGCCGGAGTGGGTCCTGAACTCCTTGGCCGTTTGCGCCAGGTGATGGAGCAGTGCGAGGCGTCTCAGTATGCCGGGGCGTTAAGTCTAGGTGATGTCAAGCGTTTGCGCGATCTGGCGGTCCAGGTAGCCGATGACTTGGAATCGCTTTTGGTTAAGGGGGTGGGACGATGA
- a CDS encoding tetratricopeptide repeat protein: MRPGLFLLLHLFMVVLSCAPFASAQEPLDRSQILDEASRFFQEASQNSDQVQSADLYRKALVRFEKLVQDGLVNGKLYYNLGNTYFRLHDLGRAIVNYRRALAYLPNDDNLRQNLRFAESQQLDRIEPKQETMIVETLLFWHYDFSARFRLIVLVLANAGFWGLLTVAVYRKKALWLPTAGALALTVLISGSLIYDRYWPTITGVIVATEAVARKGDGSAYSVSFNEPLHAGLVFSLVEKRGEWLYIELGDSRRCWVSADSVEMI; this comes from the coding sequence ATGAGACCGGGCCTCTTTTTGTTGCTGCACTTGTTTATGGTCGTGCTGTCGTGCGCTCCGTTTGCATCGGCTCAAGAGCCACTCGACAGGAGCCAGATCCTTGATGAGGCCAGCCGCTTTTTTCAAGAGGCCAGTCAAAATTCAGATCAGGTTCAGAGCGCGGATCTTTACCGCAAGGCTTTGGTCCGCTTTGAAAAATTGGTTCAGGACGGGTTGGTTAACGGCAAGCTTTATTATAATCTGGGTAATACCTATTTTCGTCTCCACGATTTGGGCCGGGCGATTGTCAATTATCGTCGAGCCCTGGCGTATCTTCCGAACGATGATAACCTCCGTCAGAATTTACGCTTTGCCGAAAGTCAGCAGCTTGATCGTATTGAGCCTAAGCAGGAGACAATGATCGTAGAAACGCTCCTCTTCTGGCATTATGATTTTTCGGCGCGATTCAGGCTCATTGTTCTGGTCCTGGCCAATGCCGGGTTCTGGGGACTTCTGACTGTGGCCGTGTATCGGAAAAAGGCGCTATGGCTGCCTACGGCCGGAGCGCTGGCGCTGACTGTGCTGATCTCTGGCTCACTCATCTATGACCGTTACTGGCCGACGATCACGGGTGTTATAGTTGCTACGGAAGCGGTGGCCCGCAAGGGCGATGGCTCGGCGTACAGCGTAAGCTTCAATGAGCCCCTCCATGCGGGTCTGGTATTTTCTTTGGTGGAGAAAAGAGGGGAATGGCTGTATATAGAGTTGGGAGATAGTCGGCGGTGCTGGGTGTCGGCAGACAGCGTGGAAATGATTTGA
- the ettA gene encoding energy-dependent translational throttle protein EttA: protein MAEEANKIIYSMMRVSKYYEKKPILKNISLSYFYGAKIGVLGLNGSGKSSLLRILAGIDQEFDGKIALSPGYTIGYLEQEPHLDETLTVRQVVEQGVQTTVDLLAEFNQINEQFAEPMDDVAMDKLINRQAKVQDQLDAVNAWELDSRLEMAMDALRCPAGETSVKILSGGEKRRVALCRLLLQEPDILLLDEPTNHLDAETVGWLEHHLQRYAGTVIAVTHDRYFLDNVAGWILELDRGEGIPWKGNYSSWLDQKQKRLHQEEKQESSRQRTLARELEWIQMSPKGRHAKSKARIKSYEILLEQTSDKRADEIEIFIPPGPRLGNVVIDAEKVSKSYGDRLLVEDMSFSLPPGGIIGVIGPNGAGKTTLFRMITGQDAPDSGVIRVGDTVKLAYVDQNREMDPNKTIWEAITDGQETIVLGNREVNSRAYVGRFNFSGTEQQRKVGVMSGGQRNRVHLARMLKEGANVLLLDEPTNDLDINTLRALEEALDNFAGCAVVISHDRWFLDRIATHILAFEGDSRVVWFDGNYSEYEEDRKRRLGVEASQPHRIKYRPLTRA from the coding sequence ATGGCTGAAGAGGCAAATAAGATCATCTATTCGATGATGCGGGTCAGTAAGTACTACGAAAAAAAGCCGATCCTCAAGAATATCTCATTGTCCTATTTTTATGGGGCCAAGATCGGTGTTCTGGGCCTGAATGGCTCGGGTAAGAGTTCCCTGCTCAGGATTCTGGCCGGGATCGATCAGGAATTTGACGGGAAGATCGCGCTCTCACCAGGGTACACCATCGGCTATCTGGAGCAGGAGCCGCATCTCGATGAAACACTCACTGTTCGCCAGGTGGTGGAGCAGGGGGTTCAGACCACAGTCGATCTGCTCGCGGAATTCAACCAGATTAACGAGCAGTTTGCCGAGCCGATGGATGATGTGGCGATGGATAAGCTTATCAACCGGCAGGCCAAGGTACAGGATCAACTGGATGCGGTTAATGCCTGGGAGCTCGATTCCCGCTTGGAGATGGCGATGGATGCCCTCCGCTGCCCGGCTGGCGAGACATCGGTCAAGATCCTCTCCGGTGGTGAAAAGAGGCGGGTCGCCTTGTGCCGGCTGTTGTTGCAGGAGCCGGATATCCTGCTGCTTGACGAGCCGACCAACCATCTGGATGCCGAGACTGTCGGCTGGCTGGAGCATCATCTGCAGCGCTATGCCGGTACGGTAATTGCGGTGACGCATGATCGTTATTTCCTTGATAACGTGGCCGGCTGGATACTTGAGCTTGATCGGGGCGAAGGTATTCCCTGGAAGGGAAATTATTCATCCTGGCTTGATCAGAAGCAGAAACGTCTGCACCAGGAGGAGAAGCAGGAGTCGAGTCGCCAGCGGACCTTGGCCCGAGAGTTGGAATGGATTCAGATGAGCCCTAAGGGGAGACATGCCAAGTCCAAGGCCAGGATTAAGTCTTACGAGATTTTACTCGAGCAGACGAGTGATAAGCGGGCCGATGAGATCGAAATTTTTATTCCTCCCGGACCACGGTTGGGGAATGTGGTTATCGATGCCGAGAAGGTGTCAAAGTCCTATGGTGACCGGTTGCTGGTTGAGGATATGTCTTTTTCTCTGCCTCCGGGCGGGATCATCGGAGTGATCGGACCCAATGGCGCTGGTAAGACGACTCTCTTTCGGATGATTACCGGTCAGGACGCTCCGGATTCGGGAGTGATCAGGGTTGGTGACACGGTCAAATTGGCCTATGTCGATCAAAATCGGGAGATGGACCCCAATAAGACGATCTGGGAGGCCATTACCGATGGCCAGGAGACCATTGTTCTTGGCAACCGTGAGGTCAACTCCCGGGCCTATGTCGGGCGTTTCAACTTCAGCGGCACCGAGCAGCAGCGCAAGGTCGGTGTGATGTCAGGTGGCCAGCGTAATCGGGTCCATCTTGCCAGGATGCTGAAAGAGGGGGCCAACGTGCTGCTGCTGGACGAGCCCACCAATGACCTGGATATCAATACCTTGCGGGCCTTGGAAGAGGCCCTGGACAATTTTGCTGGTTGTGCGGTGGTGATCAGTCATGACCGGTGGTTTCTTGATCGCATCGCGACTCACATCCTAGCCTTTGAAGGTGACAGCAGGGTGGTTTGGTTCGATGGGAATTATTCAGAGTATGAGGAAGACAGGAAACGTCGGCTCGGTGTTGAGGCAAGCCAGCCTCATCGTATTAAATATCGGCCCTTAACCCGGGCCTG